The Helicoverpa armigera isolate CAAS_96S chromosome 18, ASM3070526v1, whole genome shotgun sequence genome has a window encoding:
- the LOC110375780 gene encoding reversion-inducing cysteine-rich protein with Kazal motifs isoform X2, giving the protein METIKTCSRYRRRHADVLKSSLIFVAVSLACVNSQDITACCDKAEGTCRSVCDKMSLVEIASNASTFEQMVPNIYRFCTPRLIEFWICMNKTIQEVVSGSGWWGRACCSLGRLTSCRHACAMAANESSLVGAGACRRSDEIAFFDCVQKQEEAQRCCSQTQSMTCHEECQKALWRLGQSKVDVQARATALQSCEESPDLMKCLRDLTDSVISTDTAKYLPCCRESNRQECQPTCERVLRSTGVLQEIMEALEVDCGAPVILDGFWQCFLKKDAPPEPKDLIPHDIAKLHCCQKAVTINCRRLCFETFNTGWQTNWQKFYAECLGDPQEISLSECMDDVDAPCSLGCGGLTYCSQLNSRPTTLFRSCTAQADLEAHLAVAEQKGSGVLIISGMELPLKNSSQCPIDIWKSVACALHVKPCTAKGHSSLLCAEECARLVSSCVEWSRAPASLNARALCARLTPPDANAPCVPLHQFMSPSTEAPLLSAKEVVTSPCSGSPCTPPQTCVINRNCLHGGSCPRYYCVDGCPLGDSSSQIVPVGSWVRVPMQSSIRKACFKICRCGLKGLMDCQPLPCVELENCQLHDREVKQGEKYYMECNACSCRGGERVCARRACGRAALPCYCPPHHLPVRAKHTMYPNACLAKCAGASDGELEFGASSVCAGAGCGRRHVCMPKPNVCLSRLQTACPQYHCVSTVNCNAQSGQPVCDTDGHSHATPCHLVMSGRKFAYWGNCLHGCSAAGPVCGVNGVSYISECAAWAEYVSVDYAGPCLAVGPISDLMEPKCALIDRINCPPLKKPNCLGFTAPGACCPKCGGALRILYSKKQIDRALYGTNISASVINLNNILRALERHVKIAECALRGYLTIEMEIFVTVETMLENPTDLQLNVCILEAEKIADMINRESVLITSDLGLSSLAYALTVHTYPTQGASTVSLSIAALIASLSIYVLR; this is encoded by the exons ATGGAGACCATTAAAACTTGCAGCAGATATCGAAGGAGGCACGCAGATGTGCTGAAATCCAGCCTTATATTCGTGGCAGTCTCACTGGCCTGTGTCAATTCGCAAG ACATAACAGCTTGCTGCGACAAAGCCGAGGGGACGTGTCGCAGTGTTTGTGACAAG atgtCTTTGGTGGAGATAGCATCAAATGCGTCCACCTTTGAACAAATGGTCCCAAACATCTACAGATTTTGCACACCACGCTTA ATTGAATTTTGGATTTGCATGAACAAGACTATCCAAG AAGTGGTGTCAGGGTCCGGGTGGTGGGGCCGCGCGTGCTGCTCGCTGGGCCGCCTGACGTCATGCCGGCACGCATGCGCGATGGCCGCCAACGAGAGCTCGCTGGTAGGCGCGGGCGCATGTCGCAGGTCCGATGAGATCGCGTTTTTCGATTGTGTGCAGAAGCAGGAGGAGGCTCAGAGATGCTGtt CGCAGACGCAATCCATGACGTGTCACGAAGAGTGTCAGAAAGCTCTATGGCGTCTCGGCCAATCTAAAGTAGACGTGCAAGCCAGGGCCACGGCATTACAGTCATGTGAGGAGTCGCCTGATCTGATGAAATGTTTGAGGGACCTCACAGATTCGGTGATATCCACGGATACTGCTAAAT ATTTGCCATGTTGTCGCGAATCAAACCGTCAAGAATGTCAGCCGACTTGCGAGCGCGTGCTACGAAGTACAGGAGTATTGCAGGAGATTATGGAAGCATTGGAGGTTGACTGCGGAGCTCCAGTCATACTGGATGGCTTCTGGCAATGCTTTTTGAAGAAGGACGCCCCGCCCGAACCTAAGGATCTCATCCCACATGATATAGCCAAACTGCATTGCTGTCAGAAG GCCGTGACAATAAACTGTCGAAGATTATGTTTCGAGACGTTCAACACCGGTTGGCAAACTAACTGGCAAAAGTTCTACGCGGAGTGTTTGGGCGATCCCCAGGAGATCTCGCTCTCTGAGTGTATGGACGATG TGGACGCGCCGTGTTCTCTCGGCTGTGGTGGTCTGACATACTGCAGTCAGCTCAATAGTCGTCCCACGACGCTGTTCAGATCGTGCACTGCGCAGGCTGATCTCGAGGCACATCTTGCAGTAGCTGAGCAGAAGGGGAGTGG AGTTTTGATCATTTCGGGAATGGAGCTGCCTCTGAAAAACTCCAGTCAGTGTCCTATCGATATTTGGAAGAGCGTCGCTTGCGCGTTACATGTCAAACCTTGTACAGCAAAG GGTCACAGCAGTCTCCTATGTGCAGAAGAATGTGCTCGTCTAGTATCGTCATGTGTGGAATGGTCACGGGCGCCAGCTTCACTGAACGCGCGGGCGCTGTGTGCTCGCCTCACGCCGCCCGACGCTAATGCTCCATGTGTACCGCTACACCAGTTCATGTCACCTA GTACAGAAGCCCCCTTACTATCAGCTAAGGAAGTAGTGACGTCACCGTGCTCCGGGTCTCCGTGCACCCCGCCACAGACTTGCGTCATCAACAGGAACTGTTTGCACGGCGGCTCCTGTCCACGGTACTATTGCGTCGATGGATGCCCTCTTG GAGACAGTTCATCACAAATAGTACCAGTTGGATCATGGGTACGTGTACCGATGCAGTCCTCTATTCGCAAGGCATGTTTCAAGATCTGCCGCTGTGGCCTCAAGGGACTGATGGACTGTCAACCATTGCCTTGTGTTGAACTTGAGAATTGTCAGCTGCACGATAGAGAAGTTAAACAAG GCGAGAAGTACTACATGGAGTGTAACGCATGTTCGTGTCGAGGCGGGGAGCGAGTATGTGCCCGCCGAGCGTGTGGCCGCGCCGCGCTGCCGTGCTACTGCCCGCCGCACCACCTGCCCGTCAGGGCCAAGCACACCATGTACCCCAACGCGTGCCTCGCCAA ATGTGCGGGCGCGTCGGACGGCGAGCTGGAGTTCGGCGCGAGCTCGGTGTGCGCGGGCGCGGGCTGCGGCCGCCGGCACGTGTGCATGCCCAAGCCTAACGTGTGTCTGTCCCGCCTGCAGACTGCCTGCCCGCAGTACCATTGTG TGAGCACAGTGAACTGCAACGCCCAATCAGGACAGCCGGTATGCGACACGGACGGACACAGCCACGCGACGCCGTGCCACCTCGTCATGAGCGGCAGGAAGTTCGCCTACTGGGGCAACTGTCTGCACGGATGCTCTGCT GCGGGTCCAGTTTGTGGCGTGAACGGAGTGTCGTACATCTCCGAGTGCGCGGCCTGGGCGGAGTACGTCAGCGTGGACTACGCCGGGCCCTGCCTCGCCGTCGGACCCATCTCCGACCTCATGGAGCCCAAGTGTGCCCTCATCGACAGGATCAACTGCCCCCCACTCAAGAAACCCAACTGCCTTGGCTTCACTGCCCCCGGTGCATGCTGCCCAAAGTGCGGAGGAGCCCTAAGAATACTTTATTCCAAGAAACAAATCGATAGAGCGCTATACGGAACAAACATTTCCGCCAGCGTCATAAACCTCAACAATATTTTAAGAGCTCTAGAGAGACATGTCAAGATAGCCGAGTGTGCTCTCAGAGGGTACCTCACTATTGAAATGGAAATATTCGTCACAGTTGAAACGATGTTGGAAAACCCAACTGATTTACAACTCAATGTGTGTATTCTAGAAGCTGAGAAGATCGCAGACATGATAAACAGAGAGAGTGTGTTGATTACCAGTGATTTAGGTTTAAGCTCGTTAGCGTATGCGCTCACCGTGCACACGTACCCCACTCAAGGTGCTAGTACTGTAAGTCTATCCATAGCTGCGTTAATAGCAAGTTTATCTATCTACGTTTTGAGGTAG
- the LOC110375780 gene encoding reversion-inducing cysteine-rich protein with Kazal motifs isoform X1 — METIKTCSRYRRRHADVLKSSLIFVAVSLACVNSQDITACCDKAEGTCRSVCDKMSLVEIASNASTFEQMVPNIYRFCTPRLIEFWICMNKTIQAEVVSGSGWWGRACCSLGRLTSCRHACAMAANESSLVGAGACRRSDEIAFFDCVQKQEEAQRCCSQTQSMTCHEECQKALWRLGQSKVDVQARATALQSCEESPDLMKCLRDLTDSVISTDTAKYLPCCRESNRQECQPTCERVLRSTGVLQEIMEALEVDCGAPVILDGFWQCFLKKDAPPEPKDLIPHDIAKLHCCQKAVTINCRRLCFETFNTGWQTNWQKFYAECLGDPQEISLSECMDDVDAPCSLGCGGLTYCSQLNSRPTTLFRSCTAQADLEAHLAVAEQKGSGVLIISGMELPLKNSSQCPIDIWKSVACALHVKPCTAKGHSSLLCAEECARLVSSCVEWSRAPASLNARALCARLTPPDANAPCVPLHQFMSPSTEAPLLSAKEVVTSPCSGSPCTPPQTCVINRNCLHGGSCPRYYCVDGCPLGDSSSQIVPVGSWVRVPMQSSIRKACFKICRCGLKGLMDCQPLPCVELENCQLHDREVKQGEKYYMECNACSCRGGERVCARRACGRAALPCYCPPHHLPVRAKHTMYPNACLAKCAGASDGELEFGASSVCAGAGCGRRHVCMPKPNVCLSRLQTACPQYHCVSTVNCNAQSGQPVCDTDGHSHATPCHLVMSGRKFAYWGNCLHGCSAAGPVCGVNGVSYISECAAWAEYVSVDYAGPCLAVGPISDLMEPKCALIDRINCPPLKKPNCLGFTAPGACCPKCGGALRILYSKKQIDRALYGTNISASVINLNNILRALERHVKIAECALRGYLTIEMEIFVTVETMLENPTDLQLNVCILEAEKIADMINRESVLITSDLGLSSLAYALTVHTYPTQGASTVSLSIAALIASLSIYVLR, encoded by the exons ATGGAGACCATTAAAACTTGCAGCAGATATCGAAGGAGGCACGCAGATGTGCTGAAATCCAGCCTTATATTCGTGGCAGTCTCACTGGCCTGTGTCAATTCGCAAG ACATAACAGCTTGCTGCGACAAAGCCGAGGGGACGTGTCGCAGTGTTTGTGACAAG atgtCTTTGGTGGAGATAGCATCAAATGCGTCCACCTTTGAACAAATGGTCCCAAACATCTACAGATTTTGCACACCACGCTTA ATTGAATTTTGGATTTGCATGAACAAGACTATCCAAG CAGAAGTGGTGTCAGGGTCCGGGTGGTGGGGCCGCGCGTGCTGCTCGCTGGGCCGCCTGACGTCATGCCGGCACGCATGCGCGATGGCCGCCAACGAGAGCTCGCTGGTAGGCGCGGGCGCATGTCGCAGGTCCGATGAGATCGCGTTTTTCGATTGTGTGCAGAAGCAGGAGGAGGCTCAGAGATGCTGtt CGCAGACGCAATCCATGACGTGTCACGAAGAGTGTCAGAAAGCTCTATGGCGTCTCGGCCAATCTAAAGTAGACGTGCAAGCCAGGGCCACGGCATTACAGTCATGTGAGGAGTCGCCTGATCTGATGAAATGTTTGAGGGACCTCACAGATTCGGTGATATCCACGGATACTGCTAAAT ATTTGCCATGTTGTCGCGAATCAAACCGTCAAGAATGTCAGCCGACTTGCGAGCGCGTGCTACGAAGTACAGGAGTATTGCAGGAGATTATGGAAGCATTGGAGGTTGACTGCGGAGCTCCAGTCATACTGGATGGCTTCTGGCAATGCTTTTTGAAGAAGGACGCCCCGCCCGAACCTAAGGATCTCATCCCACATGATATAGCCAAACTGCATTGCTGTCAGAAG GCCGTGACAATAAACTGTCGAAGATTATGTTTCGAGACGTTCAACACCGGTTGGCAAACTAACTGGCAAAAGTTCTACGCGGAGTGTTTGGGCGATCCCCAGGAGATCTCGCTCTCTGAGTGTATGGACGATG TGGACGCGCCGTGTTCTCTCGGCTGTGGTGGTCTGACATACTGCAGTCAGCTCAATAGTCGTCCCACGACGCTGTTCAGATCGTGCACTGCGCAGGCTGATCTCGAGGCACATCTTGCAGTAGCTGAGCAGAAGGGGAGTGG AGTTTTGATCATTTCGGGAATGGAGCTGCCTCTGAAAAACTCCAGTCAGTGTCCTATCGATATTTGGAAGAGCGTCGCTTGCGCGTTACATGTCAAACCTTGTACAGCAAAG GGTCACAGCAGTCTCCTATGTGCAGAAGAATGTGCTCGTCTAGTATCGTCATGTGTGGAATGGTCACGGGCGCCAGCTTCACTGAACGCGCGGGCGCTGTGTGCTCGCCTCACGCCGCCCGACGCTAATGCTCCATGTGTACCGCTACACCAGTTCATGTCACCTA GTACAGAAGCCCCCTTACTATCAGCTAAGGAAGTAGTGACGTCACCGTGCTCCGGGTCTCCGTGCACCCCGCCACAGACTTGCGTCATCAACAGGAACTGTTTGCACGGCGGCTCCTGTCCACGGTACTATTGCGTCGATGGATGCCCTCTTG GAGACAGTTCATCACAAATAGTACCAGTTGGATCATGGGTACGTGTACCGATGCAGTCCTCTATTCGCAAGGCATGTTTCAAGATCTGCCGCTGTGGCCTCAAGGGACTGATGGACTGTCAACCATTGCCTTGTGTTGAACTTGAGAATTGTCAGCTGCACGATAGAGAAGTTAAACAAG GCGAGAAGTACTACATGGAGTGTAACGCATGTTCGTGTCGAGGCGGGGAGCGAGTATGTGCCCGCCGAGCGTGTGGCCGCGCCGCGCTGCCGTGCTACTGCCCGCCGCACCACCTGCCCGTCAGGGCCAAGCACACCATGTACCCCAACGCGTGCCTCGCCAA ATGTGCGGGCGCGTCGGACGGCGAGCTGGAGTTCGGCGCGAGCTCGGTGTGCGCGGGCGCGGGCTGCGGCCGCCGGCACGTGTGCATGCCCAAGCCTAACGTGTGTCTGTCCCGCCTGCAGACTGCCTGCCCGCAGTACCATTGTG TGAGCACAGTGAACTGCAACGCCCAATCAGGACAGCCGGTATGCGACACGGACGGACACAGCCACGCGACGCCGTGCCACCTCGTCATGAGCGGCAGGAAGTTCGCCTACTGGGGCAACTGTCTGCACGGATGCTCTGCT GCGGGTCCAGTTTGTGGCGTGAACGGAGTGTCGTACATCTCCGAGTGCGCGGCCTGGGCGGAGTACGTCAGCGTGGACTACGCCGGGCCCTGCCTCGCCGTCGGACCCATCTCCGACCTCATGGAGCCCAAGTGTGCCCTCATCGACAGGATCAACTGCCCCCCACTCAAGAAACCCAACTGCCTTGGCTTCACTGCCCCCGGTGCATGCTGCCCAAAGTGCGGAGGAGCCCTAAGAATACTTTATTCCAAGAAACAAATCGATAGAGCGCTATACGGAACAAACATTTCCGCCAGCGTCATAAACCTCAACAATATTTTAAGAGCTCTAGAGAGACATGTCAAGATAGCCGAGTGTGCTCTCAGAGGGTACCTCACTATTGAAATGGAAATATTCGTCACAGTTGAAACGATGTTGGAAAACCCAACTGATTTACAACTCAATGTGTGTATTCTAGAAGCTGAGAAGATCGCAGACATGATAAACAGAGAGAGTGTGTTGATTACCAGTGATTTAGGTTTAAGCTCGTTAGCGTATGCGCTCACCGTGCACACGTACCCCACTCAAGGTGCTAGTACTGTAAGTCTATCCATAGCTGCGTTAATAGCAAGTTTATCTATCTACGTTTTGAGGTAG